A single genomic interval of Vulcanisaeta thermophila harbors:
- a CDS encoding pirin-like C-terminal cupin domain-containing protein translates to MAVDISIESPSNLTIVITPKGAFDGFNHVARAGELVIYSREGETIRVSTSGGARFILLVGKPLEEPIAWYGPIVMNTWDEIRRAFEELERGTFIKQEPETRTIKGFLNPPAHLID, encoded by the coding sequence GTGGCCGTAGACATTAGCATAGAATCCCCTTCAAACCTTACTATAGTCATTACACCTAAAGGAGCCTTTGATGGGTTTAACCACGTGGCTAGGGCTGGGGAGTTGGTAATTTACTCCCGTGAGGGTGAGACAATTAGGGTGAGCACCAGTGGGGGTGCTAGGTTCATACTACTCGTGGGTAAGCCCCTGGAGGAGCCCATAGCCTGGTATGGACCAATAGTCATGAATACCTGGGACGAAATAAGGAGGGCCTTTGAGGAGCTCGAGAGGGGTACGTTCATTAAGCAGGAACCGGAGACCAGGACTATTAAAGGCTTTTTAAATCCACCTGCCCATTTAATTGATTGA
- a CDS encoding glycosyltransferase, with product MVCASAAVALDGLGFEPILTGTFRFDPRAYVDWYGIDISKYGVEVLMPLGIKAFGLWSRLFVWRPALRVLQRVGAGPLFTDEPAYKPLLGFRRRGLRIIEYIHFPLEVYVREEFQRMGLSGGEDPYIRERYGRFPLNIYWGAFTRLLPRYLRDNPFNAADLVLTNSQWTAEVARVVYGEKPTVLNPPIPPNTHLVTEPRPFSERLPLIVMLGRFSEEKRYHWVLGELMPRLLREVPNAKLVIFGGATTRTQLSYVGRVEGIARRVGLRVEVLQGDVTGKLGGDAQVLLRLNAPRDEINRVMDMARAFLHATVNEHWGIAIAEAMARGLPIIVHRSGGAWTDLALEGQVGLGYVGVDDAVESLAKLLTDGKSWGYYSGKSLERVRDIAFDNFVSRLMELVKRVI from the coding sequence TTGGTCTGCGCATCGGCTGCGGTGGCCCTTGATGGGCTTGGTTTTGAGCCCATCCTCACGGGCACCTTTAGGTTTGACCCCAGGGCCTACGTTGATTGGTACGGCATCGACATTAGTAAGTACGGCGTGGAGGTCCTCATGCCCCTCGGCATCAAGGCCTTTGGCCTTTGGAGTAGGTTGTTTGTTTGGAGGCCTGCGTTGAGGGTTTTACAAAGGGTTGGTGCCGGGCCCCTCTTCACTGATGAGCCTGCGTACAAGCCCCTATTGGGTTTTAGGCGCCGTGGGCTTAGGATAATCGAGTACATACACTTCCCACTGGAGGTTTACGTTAGGGAGGAGTTTCAGAGGATGGGCCTTAGTGGTGGTGAGGATCCATACATTAGGGAGAGGTATGGTAGGTTCCCCCTGAACATTTACTGGGGGGCCTTCACGCGGTTACTCCCAAGGTACCTCAGGGATAACCCATTCAACGCCGCTGATCTTGTGCTTACGAATTCCCAATGGACCGCCGAGGTGGCTAGGGTTGTTTATGGTGAGAAACCCACCGTGCTCAACCCACCCATACCACCCAACACGCACTTGGTCACTGAGCCCAGGCCCTTTAGCGAGAGGCTTCCTTTAATCGTTATGCTTGGTAGGTTTAGTGAGGAGAAGCGCTACCACTGGGTCCTTGGTGAGTTAATGCCGAGGCTCCTCAGGGAGGTACCCAACGCCAAGCTGGTGATATTCGGCGGCGCCACCACAAGGACGCAGTTGAGTTACGTGGGTAGGGTTGAGGGTATTGCCAGGAGGGTGGGGCTTAGGGTCGAGGTTTTGCAGGGCGATGTGACTGGTAAGCTAGGTGGTGATGCCCAGGTACTTCTTAGGCTTAATGCGCCCAGGGACGAGATTAATAGGGTGATGGACATGGCCAGGGCCTTCCTACACGCCACGGTTAATGAGCACTGGGGGATAGCCATTGCCGAGGCCATGGCCAGGGGACTACCCATTATTGTGCACAGGAGCGGTGGCGCCTGGACGGACCTGGCCCTGGAGGGCCAGGTGGGGCTTGGTTATGTGGGTGTTGATGATGCCGTGGAGTCCCTGGCCAAACTACTCACTGATGGTAAGTCCTGGGGTTACTACTCAGGTAAGTCCCTGGAGAGGGTTAGGGACATAGCCTTTGACAACTTCGTGAGCAGGCTAATGGAGCTCGTGAAGAGGGTGATCTAA
- a CDS encoding glycosyltransferase, with protein MSKHRSSEREDALVFFARLSRAKGPEQAIRVTRELVKRGLKVKTYIMGSVSDQVGATYVRGLMKLVSDLGINRNVTFIINSSIREAYTSESGSPLVSSLLRPWQRARSPWSPGQGPHGMT; from the coding sequence GTGAGCAAGCACAGATCAAGCGAGAGGGAGGATGCACTGGTCTTCTTCGCCAGGTTATCAAGGGCCAAGGGCCCCGAACAAGCAATAAGGGTAACCAGGGAATTGGTGAAACGCGGGTTGAAGGTCAAGACCTACATAATGGGTTCAGTGAGTGATCAAGTAGGTGCTACATATGTGAGGGGGTTAATGAAGCTTGTGAGCGATCTTGGGATTAACCGCAACGTGACCTTCATAATAAACTCATCAATAAGGGAAGCCTACACCTCAGAGAGCGGGAGCCCTTTGGTATCGTCATTGTTGAGGCCATGGCAGCGGGCGCGGTCCCCGTGGTCCCCAGGTCAGGGGCCCCATGGCATGACATAA
- a CDS encoding glycosyltransferase family 2 protein, which produces MRTSVVVITYRRAWSLPYLLNGLMEQTVKPDEVVIVLKPSGDGSEKVIERYREHLNIRLVIQDRDFAPRAYTLGIREASGDLVLFIDDDAVPRRDWVERYVRLFNELKDAGAIGGLTYKAYLVNGSLMLTRDSLFGNEETKAVFYRKPLSELSDYCRWLSVSGYPGSKKCDGPLIRSVLLNGTNMGFRRDLIMNIDLEKEHFSKRAFHFEAFLAYYVVKRGFNSYHVIDESMAPIAWHIESHRESLTRRGGFWGEFWLQFDRASMFFRLRRLGAGVSPLAYLAANLAVMRRGTVPRLLGTIYAIILNSL; this is translated from the coding sequence ATGAGGACTTCCGTGGTGGTCATCACATACAGGAGGGCTTGGTCATTGCCGTATTTACTAAATGGCCTTATGGAGCAGACCGTAAAGCCCGATGAGGTGGTCATCGTACTCAAGCCCAGTGGTGATGGTAGTGAGAAGGTTATTGAACGTTACCGTGAACACCTGAACATAAGGCTTGTGATTCAAGACAGGGATTTTGCACCCAGGGCATACACACTGGGCATTAGGGAGGCAAGCGGTGACTTGGTGCTTTTTATTGATGATGATGCGGTACCACGTAGGGACTGGGTTGAGCGTTACGTGAGATTATTCAATGAGCTTAAGGATGCAGGGGCTATAGGTGGACTGACTTACAAGGCTTACCTGGTCAATGGCTCTTTAATGCTCACCAGGGATTCACTGTTTGGTAATGAGGAGACTAAGGCCGTGTTTTACAGAAAGCCATTGAGTGAACTTAGTGATTACTGTAGGTGGTTATCCGTGAGCGGTTATCCCGGTTCAAAGAAATGTGATGGTCCATTAATAAGGTCTGTACTACTCAATGGCACCAATATGGGGTTTAGGAGGGACCTCATTATGAACATTGATCTTGAGAAGGAGCACTTTAGTAAAAGGGCCTTTCATTTCGAGGCCTTCCTCGCCTATTACGTGGTTAAGAGGGGGTTTAATTCGTACCACGTGATAGACGAGTCCATGGCGCCCATTGCATGGCACATTGAGAGTCATAGGGAATCCCTAACTAGGAGGGGAGGTTTTTGGGGCGAGTTTTGGCTGCAGTTTGATAGGGCCAGTATGTTCTTTAGGCTAAGGAGGCTCGGCGCCGGTGTGTCGCCGCTGGCTTACCTAGCTGCTAACCTGGCCGTAATGAGGAGAGGCACTGTCCCCAGGTTGCTTGGTACCATCTACGCTATCATACTTAATTCACTCTAG
- a CDS encoding PaREP1 family protein: MIDQLVRRAIDEGIDVVDLLSTALNLDPSQRYRAHLELARKFLEEGKALVYKDPVQASEKLYKAAEEAVKALAIRLGLDEAERAAKAGRWTAELLFHAVDSISARLGVKEFRLWWRVAWFLHVEGFHEAKLDPGQVSLDVEYIEDIVGLAERTLGG; the protein is encoded by the coding sequence GTGATTGATCAATTGGTTAGGAGGGCTATTGATGAGGGTATTGACGTCGTTGACCTACTATCTACAGCGCTCAACCTGGACCCGAGCCAGAGGTACAGGGCTCACCTAGAGCTCGCTAGGAAATTCCTTGAGGAGGGCAAGGCATTGGTGTATAAGGACCCTGTTCAGGCCAGTGAGAAACTCTACAAGGCTGCTGAGGAGGCTGTGAAGGCCTTGGCCATTAGGCTGGGTCTCGACGAAGCTGAAAGGGCCGCAAAGGCTGGTAGGTGGACCGCGGAGCTCCTATTCCACGCGGTGGATTCCATAAGCGCTAGGCTTGGTGTTAAGGAGTTTAGGCTTTGGTGGAGGGTTGCCTGGTTCCTTCACGTGGAGGGTTTTCACGAGGCTAAGCTGGATCCTGGGCAGGTTAGCCTTGATGTGGAGTATATCGAGGATATTGTGGGCCTGGCTGAGAGAACCCTTGGTGGTTAA
- a CDS encoding glycosyltransferase family 2 protein has product MRWYSISDCPLDEPYYITFPIGSYMLYSVDAINKMPDKLPFIPETFAGFDDNYLGLMMWNRGFRVAYVPVKEGIHYGSATTRHI; this is encoded by the coding sequence ATGCGGTGGTACTCCATAAGTGATTGCCCGTTGGACGAGCCGTACTACATAACGTTCCCCATAGGCTCGTACATGCTCTACTCCGTTGACGCCATAAACAAAATGCCCGATAAACTACCCTTCATACCGGAAACCTTTGCTGGATTTGACGATAATTACCTGGGCCTCATGATGTGGAACCGTGGGTTCCGTGTAGCTTATGTCCCAGTTAAAGAAGGGATACACTACGGTAGTGCAACAACGAGGCATATATAG
- a CDS encoding glycosyltransferase family 2 protein, translating to MNLEVGNFRKSVLIVDGHSTDASPELIRNEVEGKPNVYFIRLDGNGGYAGNNVEGYKYAVNVLGADYVVFMNNDFIAEPDSLRRMFDYLVKNEYTGVQGLELRPDGLIGNAGMMHDEFARVVSICGGTP from the coding sequence TTGAACCTTGAGGTGGGTAATTTCAGGAAGTCCGTGCTCATTGTGGATGGTCACTCCACTGATGCATCCCCTGAGTTAATAAGGAATGAGGTGGAGGGGAAGCCCAATGTATACTTCATAAGGCTTGATGGTAATGGTGGTTACGCGGGCAATAATGTGGAGGGTTATAAGTACGCTGTTAATGTGTTGGGTGCCGATTACGTGGTTTTCATGAACAATGACTTCATAGCAGAGCCCGACAGCCTAAGGAGAATGTTCGATTACCTGGTAAAGAATGAGTATACAGGAGTTCAGGGACTTGAGCTGAGACCCGATGGGCTCATTGGGAATGCTGGTATGATGCATGACGAGTTTGCCAGGGTAGTCAGCATATGCGGTGGTACTCCATAA
- a CDS encoding MFS transporter: MSSGIAEEMPWTKVHTLAFTALSLGTAVEAYVYSLAYLTVNWFPMPRWLLVVFSVWPLIWLSIGALVSGPMADALGRKRSLYITWSLYVIGTSLLILSLNAATLLASLSLLLMAVGGEYNTVLVVAHEIFPRRVRSRSFYLIMNFANLGGVIASLVTVVATSPTTQRLALGLTLAVALIVIFIIRLRIPESIPWMEGKGLDATNELTRYFGDYVNRAGTWRGSNPKPSTARLPVWFRVIVGVVLSYSYVIGLSSIALTLGPYYFPSMTSWLIMAFSAASFASGFLGLWADSLSRRWLLLTSSALTTALMSTLILTSHYWRGHPWLFWTLYLLTSASMNVYWLSEDALKSEVWPTLRRGFFTALVRSLAFFLAIPTLALLAYLPLSTYLALSTALFGTSLLASAAWFVRGIETGKGVSVNAPP, from the coding sequence ATGTCCTCAGGAATCGCCGAGGAAATGCCCTGGACCAAGGTCCACACACTAGCCTTCACGGCCCTCTCCCTGGGTACTGCGGTGGAGGCTTATGTGTACTCCCTGGCTTACCTGACGGTTAATTGGTTCCCAATGCCCAGGTGGTTATTGGTTGTGTTCTCCGTATGGCCCCTGATCTGGCTCAGTATAGGTGCGCTGGTTAGTGGCCCCATGGCTGATGCCCTGGGTAGGAAGAGGTCCCTCTACATTACCTGGTCCCTATACGTAATCGGAACCTCACTACTCATACTAAGCCTCAACGCCGCTACCCTCCTGGCCTCCCTATCCCTGTTATTAATGGCCGTTGGTGGTGAGTACAATACCGTGCTTGTGGTTGCTCATGAGATATTCCCCAGGAGGGTTAGGAGTAGGTCCTTCTACTTAATAATGAACTTCGCAAACCTTGGTGGGGTCATTGCCTCCCTCGTTACCGTAGTGGCCACGTCACCCACCACGCAGAGGCTGGCCCTTGGGTTAACCCTCGCTGTGGCCTTGATTGTTATTTTCATTATTAGGCTTAGGATCCCCGAGTCCATACCCTGGATGGAGGGTAAGGGCTTGGACGCAACTAACGAATTAACTAGGTACTTCGGGGATTACGTGAACCGAGCAGGCACATGGCGAGGAAGCAACCCCAAGCCAAGCACTGCGCGCTTGCCCGTTTGGTTCAGGGTGATTGTGGGCGTGGTTCTGAGTTACTCCTACGTCATCGGGCTTAGCTCCATAGCCCTCACCCTGGGCCCCTACTACTTCCCAAGCATGACCAGTTGGTTAATAATGGCATTCTCAGCAGCATCCTTCGCATCCGGTTTCCTGGGCCTGTGGGCTGATTCACTGAGTAGGCGTTGGTTGTTGCTGACCTCGTCAGCCCTGACCACGGCATTAATGAGCACGCTAATACTAACCAGTCATTACTGGCGGGGCCACCCATGGCTCTTCTGGACCCTCTACCTACTAACCTCGGCGTCCATGAATGTTTACTGGCTCAGTGAGGATGCCCTGAAATCCGAGGTTTGGCCCACGTTGAGGAGGGGATTCTTCACAGCCCTGGTAAGATCCCTGGCATTCTTCCTGGCAATACCCACGCTGGCCCTACTGGCCTACTTACCGCTGAGCACATACCTGGCACTAAGCACAGCACTATTCGGAACAAGCCTCCTAGCCAGTGCTGCCTGGTTTGTGAGGGGTATTGAAACGGGTAAGGGAGTAAGCGTTAATGCTCCTCCTTAG
- a CDS encoding PaREP1 family protein, with the protein MCLSEGVLRVLRELAGDRDIEAFIADLVAERLDPKRRVEVYLELHNAYLREAEGLYARGDLVQAGEKYWGAVTALLNAIAELRGWEHYSHRDYAVIVDRLYGETGDGELVVGFRLAEGLHANFYHNFMSKGEFDIHRDAVIKLMDKLRRLLEGR; encoded by the coding sequence ATGTGCCTATCGGAGGGTGTTTTGAGGGTACTCAGGGAGTTGGCTGGGGATAGGGATATTGAGGCATTCATTGCTGACTTAGTCGCGGAGAGGCTGGACCCTAAGCGTAGGGTTGAGGTTTACCTGGAGCTCCATAACGCCTACCTGAGGGAGGCTGAGGGACTCTACGCCAGGGGTGACTTGGTCCAGGCTGGTGAGAAGTACTGGGGTGCTGTTACGGCTCTTCTCAATGCCATTGCGGAGTTGAGGGGTTGGGAGCACTATAGCCATAGGGATTACGCCGTCATTGTGGATAGGCTCTATGGGGAGACTGGGGATGGGGAATTGGTGGTTGGTTTTAGACTAGCTGAGGGGTTACATGCTAATTTCTACCATAACTTCATGTCCAAGGGCGAGTTCGATATTCATAGGGATGCCGTTATTAAGTTGATGGATAAGTTAAGGAGGCTCCTTGAGGGCCGTTAA
- the rfbB gene encoding dTDP-glucose 4,6-dehydratase — protein MGNGNLILVTGGAGFIGSALVHRLVNLGQEVIVVDKLTYAGRIENLPGGTKLMPIDLVDFEQLSKVIRIYKPSIIYHLAAESHVDRSFHDPLVFTRTNVLGTHSLLEAIRRYDDGARIIHVSTDEVYGPALDTPYSESDALHPTSPYAASKAGGDLIAHSYYITYGLDVVIARPSNAYGPRQHPEKLIPKAIIRLLLGMHVPIHGTGRQRRTWTYVEDLVDALLLLAQRGVKGEIYNIASNEEKNVVEVVETIAKILGVEPKIKFVKDRPVQDARYLLNTTKISALGWRAKTSFELGIKETVKWYKENRWWWEPLISDEFFKRDEPY, from the coding sequence TTGGGTAATGGAAATTTGATCCTAGTCACCGGCGGTGCTGGCTTTATAGGTTCGGCATTGGTTCACCGACTAGTTAATTTGGGTCAAGAGGTAATTGTGGTAGATAAACTCACCTATGCTGGTCGTATAGAGAACCTTCCAGGGGGTACCAAGCTCATGCCTATAGATTTAGTTGATTTTGAACAGCTATCCAAGGTAATCAGGATCTATAAGCCATCAATCATTTACCATCTTGCAGCTGAATCTCACGTAGATAGGTCATTTCACGACCCGCTTGTATTCACAAGAACCAATGTATTAGGAACGCATTCATTACTTGAGGCCATAAGGAGGTATGACGATGGTGCGCGCATTATTCATGTATCCACCGACGAGGTTTACGGACCAGCTCTAGACACGCCCTATTCAGAATCCGACGCGCTTCACCCCACATCTCCCTATGCAGCAAGTAAAGCTGGTGGTGATTTAATAGCCCATAGTTACTACATCACGTATGGCTTAGACGTGGTTATCGCAAGGCCCAGTAATGCCTATGGACCTAGGCAACATCCAGAGAAGCTTATACCAAAGGCCATAATTAGGCTATTACTGGGCATGCACGTACCAATCCACGGCACGGGAAGGCAAAGGCGCACATGGACTTACGTGGAAGATCTAGTAGATGCGTTACTACTGCTTGCCCAAAGGGGTGTAAAGGGCGAGATCTATAACATAGCAAGCAATGAGGAAAAAAACGTAGTGGAGGTTGTGGAAACTATAGCGAAAATACTGGGCGTTGAACCAAAGATTAAGTTCGTTAAAGACCGCCCAGTTCAGGACGCCCGTTACCTACTCAACACAACTAAAATATCAGCCCTAGGCTGGAGAGCCAAAACCTCCTTTGAACTTGGCATTAAAGAAACCGTTAAATGGTACAAGGAAAACCGCTGGTGGTGGGAACCCCTCATAAGTGATGAATTCTTCAAACGAGACGAACCATATTAG
- a CDS encoding glucose-1-phosphate thymidylyltransferase: MLGLVLVAGLGERMRPLSYSIPKPLISVLGKPLVAYTLGKLREVGVERVGFVVGRFGELFMDRFGDGSSLGVSITYIRQERRLGIAHAIHRGIEEGFLREPFVVALGDNYFSESFRGFVEGFLEGGFDAYIVLTRHPQPQRFGNAVVEGGRVVRLVEKPSQPPPNSYVLTGLYFFRDPDLVEKAFRTLRPSARGEYEITDLIQWFIDNNYRVGYAVTTGWWKDMGTPEDLVDLVQLMLDEVRPRVEGEVRGEVSGRVIIERGAVVEGSVHGPAYIGRNTHVGRDAEVEHFVSLEEGARLESGSVSRSLVLEGAVLSLGKARLTDSVIGPKSYVVLKNGRHRMVIGEGNWVMEI, from the coding sequence ATGCTTGGTCTTGTTTTGGTTGCTGGTCTTGGTGAGAGGATGAGGCCTCTCTCCTACTCCATACCCAAGCCCCTTATTTCCGTCCTTGGTAAGCCCCTGGTTGCCTACACCTTGGGTAAGCTTAGGGAGGTTGGTGTTGAGAGGGTGGGCTTTGTAGTTGGTAGGTTTGGTGAGTTGTTCATGGACCGCTTCGGTGATGGTTCAAGTCTCGGTGTCTCCATAACCTACATAAGGCAGGAGAGGCGCCTTGGGATTGCCCACGCAATTCATAGGGGTATTGAGGAGGGCTTCCTCAGGGAGCCCTTTGTGGTGGCCCTGGGCGATAACTACTTCTCAGAGTCCTTCAGGGGCTTTGTTGAGGGCTTCCTGGAGGGTGGCTTCGACGCATACATAGTCCTCACAAGGCACCCACAACCCCAACGCTTTGGTAATGCCGTGGTTGAGGGTGGCAGGGTGGTTAGGCTCGTTGAGAAGCCAAGCCAACCACCACCAAACTCCTACGTACTCACGGGCCTCTACTTCTTCAGGGACCCAGACCTGGTGGAGAAGGCCTTCAGGACCCTCAGGCCCTCGGCCCGTGGTGAGTATGAGATTACGGACTTAATACAATGGTTCATAGACAATAATTACAGGGTTGGTTACGCAGTAACCACGGGTTGGTGGAAGGACATGGGGACGCCGGAGGACCTCGTGGACCTAGTCCAGTTAATGCTTGATGAGGTGAGGCCCAGGGTTGAGGGTGAGGTGAGGGGTGAGGTTAGTGGTAGGGTGATTATTGAGAGGGGTGCCGTTGTTGAGGGCTCTGTCCATGGGCCAGCTTACATAGGCAGGAACACCCACGTGGGTAGGGATGCTGAGGTGGAGCACTTCGTAAGCCTTGAGGAGGGCGCCAGGCTGGAGAGCGGTAGTGTATCCAGGAGCCTCGTGCTAGAGGGGGCAGTACTAAGCCTTGGCAAGGCGAGGCTCACGGACTCGGTGATAGGGCCCAAGTCATATGTAGTGCTTAAAAACGGTAGGCATAGGATGGTCATTGGTGAGGGTAATTGGGTAATGGAAATTTGA
- a CDS encoding NAD(P)/FAD-dependent oxidoreductase → MEYDVAIVGAGSTGVTTAYELAREGFRVVVIDKRGVGQGMTAYSLGIVRSYYTNKDVAELARYSHEFFLNFERYFGTGVFTRTGLVVISNDAEAMEGAYGMLRGLNARVRLLQPRDIKELLGEAVVSDDEVGIWEEDAGYVDTGLYVNTVMRRAQELGVRLLIDEASPIIEGNEVVGLRTRESGVVRAGEYVWAVNVWSNKYAPWLGLGIKNVIERVVRARVSRALPIVFDYVHNYYVRPEGSEQALMGMLYPPEDTWEDPDTFPTLTPPDIQYALKVMESAARRFPFMENAQFLGGWQGLYDVTRDWMPIIDRPMRNLIICVGLSGHGFKLAPAFARIITELIKYGREKTLPNPFRANRRELTGIKGQRAAF, encoded by the coding sequence ATGGAGTATGACGTGGCCATAGTGGGCGCAGGTTCCACGGGGGTTACCACGGCATATGAATTGGCCAGGGAGGGTTTCAGGGTTGTTGTGATTGATAAACGTGGTGTGGGGCAGGGAATGACCGCATACTCACTAGGTATAGTGAGGAGTTACTACACCAATAAAGATGTGGCTGAACTGGCCCGTTACTCGCATGAGTTCTTCCTAAACTTTGAAAGGTATTTCGGCACGGGCGTCTTCACGAGGACCGGGCTCGTGGTCATTAGTAATGATGCCGAGGCCATGGAGGGCGCCTATGGGATGCTCAGGGGATTGAATGCTAGGGTGAGGCTCCTGCAGCCCAGGGATATAAAGGAATTACTAGGGGAAGCCGTGGTCAGTGATGATGAGGTGGGTATTTGGGAGGAGGATGCGGGTTACGTGGACACGGGCCTTTACGTAAACACGGTGATGAGGAGGGCCCAGGAGTTAGGGGTTAGGTTATTAATTGATGAGGCGTCACCCATCATTGAGGGTAATGAAGTGGTGGGCCTTAGGACCAGGGAAAGTGGGGTGGTGAGGGCTGGGGAGTACGTCTGGGCCGTTAATGTCTGGAGTAATAAATACGCCCCATGGCTTGGGCTGGGTATTAAGAATGTCATTGAGAGGGTTGTGAGGGCCCGTGTGAGTAGGGCCCTGCCCATAGTCTTCGACTACGTACACAACTACTACGTGAGACCCGAGGGAAGTGAGCAAGCATTAATGGGTATGCTGTACCCACCAGAGGATACTTGGGAGGACCCAGACACATTCCCAACATTAACACCGCCAGACATTCAATACGCGCTTAAGGTTATGGAGTCCGCGGCCAGGAGGTTCCCATTCATGGAGAACGCCCAATTCCTGGGCGGTTGGCAGGGGCTTTACGACGTGACCAGGGACTGGATGCCAATTATAGACAGGCCCATGAGGAATTTAATAATCTGCGTGGGACTGAGCGGCCACGGATTCAAACTGGCACCCGCCTTTGCAAGGATAATAACCGAGTTGATAAAGTACGGCAGAGAAAAGACACTACCAAACCCCTTCAGAGCAAATAGGCGGGAATTAACGGGCATAAAGGGTCAAAGGGCAGCCTTCTAA